From a region of the Helianthus annuus cultivar XRQ/B chromosome 5, HanXRQr2.0-SUNRISE, whole genome shotgun sequence genome:
- the LOC110943057 gene encoding SH3 domain-containing protein C23A1.17-like encodes MASSDSGVSDASDPRTYTSDDEMDTDSGVFTSDYTSTDEDDFQPFALPDFGDDIPLADGPPGEDLPLVPVPAPLPFAAVPLGEQLLDAIPDDDIDLLIEGPPEGDQDGGAPMEGGVQPVDIPVVDPVVPIVELPDMEVQPDSSASDSFESVASHIPPLGFGYIPRRDADEEMEIEQPAEVPAHPDDPIPAVLADYQPAPVVSEPVPVTDLVPFSDAPVVAPPAVGIPDLAPIPDPMAIFDDLAPFATHMDPRYANSSNGWIEDDDYPAYVVPVTPPPAPVTVPFDAPLFPSSTSDAYRTDLPITFIQDIPPPQPGEGSSSQLFGHTPFMPEVSQFLPQVPYSDFVPPVSLPAPLETQLPYVTSQFAPTPPATLLAPAPMDEPFLRLVPHVMPVSDPSHPFQVGYSVEDTLASLQSRRDALRQCVQRLERTPHPHCPCQALFSASHTSFPPSQESDVASVLRFAYALEEDLMQLRRLILSRFSPPPPPPSV; translated from the coding sequence atggcatcATCCGATAGCGGAGTATCCGATGCGAGTGACCCGAGGACTTATACCTCTGATGACGAGATGGATACCGATTCAGGCGTTTTcacctcagactacacgagcacaGATGAGGACGACTTTCAGCCTTTTGCCCTACCAGACTTCGGAGATGATATACCCTTAGCTGATGGTCCACCAGGGGAGGACCTACCCCTTGTTCCGGTCCCTGCCCCTCTTCCGTTTGCTGCCGTTCCCTTGGGGGAACAGCTCCTCGACGCGATACCTGATGATGACATCGACCTACTCAtcgagggtcccccggagggagACCAGGATGGTGGGGCCCCGATGGAGGGCGGTGTTCAGCCTGTTGATATTCCTGTTGTTGATCCTGTTGTCCCCATAGTCGAGCTTCCTGATATGGAGGTTCAACCTGATTCATCCGCTTCAGATTCTTTTGAGTCTGTAGCTTCTCATATCCCACCATTGGGATTCGGTTACATCCCTCGCAGGGACGCTGATGAGGAGATGGAGATTGAGCAGCCTGCTGAGGTTCCCGCTCACCCAGATGATCCGATTCCAGCCGTGCTTGCCGATTATCAGCCTGCTCCAGTTGTTTCCGAGCCTGTTCCTGTCACTGATCTTGTTCCTTTTTCTGATGCACCCGTTGTTGCACCACCAGCTGTTGGGATCCCCGATTTAGCACCCATACCTGATCCCATGGCGATATTTGATGATCTTGCCCCGTTTGCTACACACATGGACCCGAGGTACGCCAACTCCAGCAATGGATGGATCGAGGATGATGACTACCCAGCATACGTGGTCCCAGTCACTCCCCCTCCTGCACCTGTCACTGTACCCTTCGATGCTCCCTTGTTTCCTTCGTCCACATCCGATGCTTACCGCACCGACCTTCCTATCACCTTCATTCAGGACATTCCTCCGCCCCAACCTGGGGAGGGATCGTCGAGCCAGCTTTTCGGGCACACCCCATTCATGCCAGAGGTTAGCCAGTTTTTACCGCAGGTCCCTTATTCAGACTTTGTTCCACCAGTGTCACTTCCTGCACCTCTCGAGACCCAGTTACCATATGTTACTTCACAGTTTGCACCTACCCCACCTGCTACACTCTTGGCTCCAGCCCCGATGGATGAGCCCTTCCTTCGGTTAGTACCCCACGTCATGCCTGTATCCGACCCTTCCCATCCATTCCAGGTCGGATACTCTGTAGAGGACACGCTCGCGTCACTGCAGTCACGGCGGGACGCCTTGAGACAGTGTGTCCAGCGATTGGAGAGGACTCCACATCCCCATTGTCCCTGCCAGGCTCTGTTTTCAGCATCCCACACATCTTTTCCTCCGTCTCAGGAGTCAGATGTTGCTTCCGTGTTGCGTTTTGCCTATGCACTCGAGGAGGACTTGATGCAGTTGCGCCGATTGATTCTTTCTCGTttctctcctcctcctcctccaccgtcAGTTTAG